A single region of the Salarchaeum japonicum genome encodes:
- the lysX gene encoding lysine biosynthesis protein LysX, producing the protein MQIGILYSRIRKDEKLLLSELRERGHDVEKLDVRKLEFGVGDPPEGVADLDIVLDRCLATSRSRYATQFVDSYGVPVVNAPDTADLCADKAKTSIALDDAGVPTPETTVAFDTDSALSAIEEFGYPCVVKPVVGSWGRLMAKLESRSAAEAVLEHKATLGHYEHKVFYIQEFVEKPGRDIRVVALDGEPVAAMTRSADHWLTNAAKGAQTQEFELTPEVEALVEKASDAVGGGLLGVDLMETNAAQSAAEQSSGDEPRDPSYTVHEVNHTVEFKALNDCVDTDVPAAVVDWLEAKAETGVPA; encoded by the coding sequence GTGCAGATCGGCATCCTCTACTCGCGGATACGGAAGGACGAGAAACTCCTCCTCTCCGAACTCCGCGAGCGCGGCCACGACGTCGAGAAGCTCGACGTTCGCAAGCTCGAATTCGGCGTCGGCGACCCGCCGGAGGGCGTCGCCGACCTCGACATCGTGCTCGACCGGTGTCTCGCCACCAGCCGCAGCCGGTACGCCACCCAGTTCGTGGACAGCTACGGCGTCCCCGTCGTGAACGCGCCGGACACCGCCGACCTCTGCGCGGACAAGGCGAAGACGAGCATCGCGCTCGACGACGCGGGCGTCCCGACGCCCGAGACGACGGTGGCGTTCGACACGGACAGCGCGCTCTCCGCCATCGAGGAGTTCGGGTATCCCTGCGTCGTCAAGCCCGTCGTCGGGTCGTGGGGTCGCCTGATGGCGAAACTCGAATCCCGGAGCGCCGCCGAGGCCGTGCTCGAACACAAGGCCACGCTCGGCCACTACGAGCACAAGGTGTTCTACATCCAGGAGTTCGTGGAGAAACCCGGCCGCGACATCCGCGTCGTCGCGCTCGACGGCGAACCCGTCGCCGCGATGACGCGCTCCGCCGACCACTGGCTCACGAACGCCGCGAAGGGCGCACAGACCCAGGAGTTCGAACTCACGCCCGAAGTCGAAGCCCTCGTCGAGAAGGCGAGCGACGCCGTCGGCGGCGGATTGCTGGGTGTCGACCTGATGGAAACCAACGCGGCGCAGAGCGCCGCGGAACAGTCGAGCGGCGACGAGCCGCGAGACCCCTCGTACACCGTGCACGAGGTGAACCACACGGTCGAGTTCAAGGCGCTGAACGACTGCGTGGACACGGACGTGCCCGCGGCCGTGGTGGACTGGCTGGAGGCGAAGGCTGAGACGGGGGTGCCGGCATGA
- the lysW gene encoding lysine biosynthesis protein LysW, with amino-acid sequence MTECVECGAEVSLHEDLEVGEIVDCDTCGQELEVVDTEPPVLDRAPELDEDWGE; translated from the coding sequence ATGACAGAATGTGTCGAGTGCGGGGCGGAGGTCTCCCTGCACGAGGACCTCGAAGTCGGAGAGATCGTCGACTGTGACACCTGCGGGCAGGAACTCGAAGTCGTCGACACCGAACCTCCCGTCCTCGACCGGGCACCCGAGCTCGACGAGGACTGGGGGGAGTAA
- the argH gene encoding argininosuccinate lyase produces MTGGEDSTAVRRDRFSGGPAREFLSSMDADARIFAADLAVDRAHVVMLAEQGIIEASAAETILGALDDVESAGFDALPDGEDVHEAIETAVIDRVGPVGGKMHTARSRNDEVATCIRHRFRDDLLDAAETTIAFREALLETAAAHADTVMPGYTHLQPAQPVTVAHFLLSYESAVARDTERLLDAYARTNRSPLGAAAFGGTPFDIDRERTADLLGFDSVVENSMDASSTRDFLVEGVSALAGLATTVSGLAEDLVVFSNKGLVSLSDDYASTSSIMPQKKNPDTLELVRATAGDATGALQGLLTTLKGLPRAYNRDLQSATGYGWTAVDEVAEAVEVVAGAVATAEWPADALADAAGEGFSTATGVADTLAMAGLPFRTAHEIVAEAGTGDLAALDGAAREVTGEPLADLADGEAVEAALDPAASVAMRDSFGGPAPDAVAGALDRAADGVAADVDAVEARRDALADAADELAAEVASYE; encoded by the coding sequence ATGACGGGGGGAGAGGACTCGACGGCGGTTCGCCGCGACCGCTTCAGCGGCGGCCCCGCCCGCGAGTTCCTCTCCTCGATGGACGCCGACGCCCGGATTTTCGCCGCCGACCTCGCGGTCGACCGCGCGCACGTCGTGATGCTCGCGGAGCAGGGGATCATCGAGGCGTCGGCGGCCGAGACGATTCTCGGCGCGCTCGACGACGTGGAGTCGGCGGGCTTCGACGCGCTCCCCGACGGCGAGGACGTGCACGAGGCCATCGAGACCGCCGTCATCGACCGCGTCGGCCCGGTCGGCGGGAAGATGCACACGGCGCGCTCGCGCAACGACGAGGTCGCGACCTGCATCCGCCATCGGTTCCGCGACGACCTGTTGGACGCCGCGGAGACCACTATCGCGTTCCGGGAGGCGCTCCTGGAGACGGCGGCGGCGCACGCGGACACGGTGATGCCGGGGTACACGCACCTCCAGCCGGCCCAGCCGGTGACGGTCGCGCACTTCCTGCTCTCCTACGAGTCCGCGGTCGCCCGCGACACCGAACGCCTCCTCGACGCCTACGCGCGGACGAACCGGAGTCCGCTGGGCGCGGCGGCGTTCGGCGGGACGCCGTTCGACATCGACCGCGAGCGCACCGCCGACCTGCTCGGGTTCGACTCGGTCGTGGAGAACAGCATGGACGCGTCATCGACCCGGGACTTCCTCGTGGAGGGCGTGTCGGCGCTCGCAGGGCTCGCCACCACGGTCTCGGGGCTCGCGGAAGACCTGGTGGTGTTCTCGAACAAGGGCCTCGTGTCGCTCTCGGACGACTACGCCTCCACGTCCTCGATTATGCCGCAGAAGAAGAACCCGGACACGCTCGAGCTCGTCCGCGCGACCGCGGGCGACGCGACGGGCGCGCTCCAGGGTCTGCTCACGACCCTGAAGGGACTGCCGCGGGCGTACAACCGCGACCTGCAGTCCGCGACGGGGTACGGCTGGACGGCCGTGGACGAGGTGGCGGAGGCGGTCGAGGTCGTGGCGGGCGCGGTCGCCACGGCGGAGTGGCCGGCGGACGCGCTCGCGGACGCCGCGGGCGAGGGGTTCTCGACGGCGACGGGCGTCGCGGACACGCTCGCGATGGCCGGGCTCCCGTTCCGCACGGCGCACGAAATCGTCGCCGAGGCCGGGACGGGCGACCTCGCGGCGCTGGACGGCGCCGCCCGCGAAGTGACCGGCGAGCCGCTCGCTGACCTCGCGGACGGCGAGGCCGTGGAGGCGGCGCTCGACCCGGCGGCGAGCGTGGCGATGCGGGACTCCTTCGGCGGCCCCGCGCCGGACGCGGTGGCGGGCGCGCTCGACCGCGCGGCCGACGGGGTCGCCGCGGACGTAGACGCCGTCGAGGCGCGCCGGGACGCGCTCGCGGACGCCGCGGACGAACTCGCGGCGGAGGTGGCGAGCTATGAGTGA
- a CDS encoding argininosuccinate synthase translates to MSGKAALAFSGGLDTTVCVPLLEEEYGYDEVIGVTVDVGQPESEFDEAEETAEALGLEHFVVDAKDDFASLCMDAVQANADYQGYPLGTALARPVIAKAILEVAEEEGCAAVAHGCTGKGNDQLRFEAVWRNSDLEVVAPVRELGLTREWEVEYADEKNLPVEGGNEGVWSIDSNLWSRSIEGGQLEDPGYVPPTDIYEWTDDPGEETELVEIEFEAGVPVAVNGEELPQVQLIQYLNDLAGSYGVGRTDMMEDRMLGLKVRENYEHPAATTLLNAHEALEGLVLTKEERDFKQEVDAQWSQKAYEGLVDAPLVDALDGFISTTQERVTGTVTIKFEGGQARPVARDSEYAVYSESAASFNTETVDGIEQADATGVAKYHGFQSRLANKTKPTLTTDGGDDE, encoded by the coding sequence ATGTCAGGAAAAGCGGCGCTCGCCTTCTCGGGCGGGCTCGATACGACGGTCTGTGTACCGCTGCTAGAAGAAGAGTACGGCTACGACGAGGTTATCGGCGTCACGGTTGACGTCGGCCAACCCGAATCGGAGTTCGACGAGGCCGAGGAGACCGCCGAGGCGCTCGGGCTGGAGCACTTCGTCGTGGACGCGAAGGACGACTTCGCCTCGCTGTGCATGGACGCGGTGCAGGCGAACGCGGACTACCAGGGCTACCCGCTCGGCACCGCGCTCGCGCGCCCGGTCATCGCGAAGGCCATCCTCGAAGTCGCGGAGGAGGAGGGCTGTGCGGCGGTCGCGCACGGGTGTACGGGGAAAGGAAACGACCAGCTCCGGTTCGAGGCGGTGTGGCGGAACTCCGACCTGGAGGTCGTCGCGCCGGTGCGCGAACTCGGGCTCACCCGCGAGTGGGAGGTCGAGTACGCGGACGAGAAGAACCTGCCCGTGGAGGGCGGGAACGAGGGCGTGTGGAGCATCGACTCGAACCTCTGGAGCCGCAGCATCGAGGGCGGTCAGCTCGAAGACCCCGGATACGTGCCGCCGACGGACATCTACGAGTGGACGGACGACCCCGGCGAGGAGACCGAGCTGGTCGAAATCGAGTTCGAGGCGGGCGTGCCGGTCGCGGTGAACGGCGAGGAACTCCCGCAGGTCCAGCTCATTCAGTACCTGAACGACCTCGCGGGGAGCTACGGGGTCGGTCGCACGGACATGATGGAAGACCGCATGCTCGGTCTCAAGGTGCGCGAGAACTACGAGCATCCGGCGGCGACGACGCTCCTGAACGCGCACGAGGCGCTCGAAGGCCTGGTGTTGACGAAGGAGGAGCGCGACTTCAAGCAGGAAGTGGACGCGCAGTGGTCGCAGAAGGCCTACGAGGGGCTCGTGGACGCGCCGCTCGTCGATGCCCTCGACGGGTTCATCTCGACGACGCAGGAGCGCGTCACGGGGACGGTGACCATCAAGTTCGAGGGCGGGCAGGCCCGTCCGGTCGCCCGTGACAGCGAGTACGCGGTGTACTCCGAGTCCGCGGCGTCGTTCAACACCGAGACGGTGGACGGCATCGAGCAGGCCGACGCCACCGGGGTCGCGAAGTACCACGGGTTCCAGTCCCGGTTGGCGAACAAGACGAAGCCGACGCTCACGACGGACGGGGGCGACGACGAATGA
- a CDS encoding DUF7554 family protein, with protein MLDRAELEVEDLLKLVLVLVVVWLAIEIVGEVVGTLAAIAGPIVGLLIAAIIVLWLLDRI; from the coding sequence ATGCTCGACCGCGCTGAACTGGAGGTCGAAGACCTCCTCAAACTCGTGCTCGTCCTCGTCGTCGTCTGGCTCGCCATCGAAATCGTCGGCGAAGTCGTCGGCACGCTCGCGGCCATCGCCGGCCCCATCGTCGGCCTGCTCATCGCCGCCATCATCGTCCTCTGGCTCCTCGACCGCATCTGA
- a CDS encoding 2'-5' RNA ligase family protein, with protein sequence MYSVNVPVPDAVHDVVEGFRPLLTPFDRVRERRTRSLVAKRLPAENRREYRENERRARDALRGAPSFECRISDVGVFEHPPSGTSPVVYLAVESPGLREVHGLLCDAFDPVPGMEGDDYAPHVTLARDLSGFRAQSALDDVLAADFDPVTWTVTELEFRDATHHERISTLSLPA encoded by the coding sequence GTGTACAGCGTGAACGTCCCCGTCCCCGACGCGGTTCACGACGTGGTCGAGGGGTTCCGCCCGCTCCTCACGCCGTTCGACCGCGTCCGTGAGCGCCGCACGCGCTCGCTCGTCGCGAAACGCCTCCCCGCCGAGAACCGCCGCGAGTACCGCGAGAACGAGCGCCGCGCCCGCGACGCCCTCCGCGGCGCGCCGAGCTTCGAGTGCCGAATCAGCGATGTCGGCGTCTTCGAGCACCCGCCGAGCGGCACGAGCCCCGTCGTCTACCTCGCCGTCGAGAGCCCCGGCCTCCGCGAGGTTCACGGATTGCTCTGCGACGCCTTCGACCCCGTGCCGGGGATGGAGGGCGACGACTACGCGCCGCACGTCACGCTCGCCCGCGACCTCTCCGGCTTCCGCGCGCAGTCCGCGCTCGACGACGTGCTCGCCGCCGACTTCGACCCTGTGACGTGGACCGTGACGGAACTCGAATTCAGGGACGCCACCCACCACGAGCGCATCAGCACGCTCTCGCTCCCCGCCTAG
- a CDS encoding ATP-dependent DNA helicase: MASSNADYLRFFPKPSPYDNQSEAMARIRESLEDGRNVLFEGACGTGKTLASLAPALSYARETDKTVVITTNVHQQMRQFVREAREIHAEEPIRGIVFKGKGEMCHIDVGYEECQVLRDNTHEVVEAERDREQLAERQRELLDAANDGESGAADARQAVMDELESVEAELEDLREKNTCEHYYENLTADTDDFYAWLYDDVRTPEDIYEYAAMEGLCGYELLKDGIEGVDLAVCNYHHLLDPGIRAQFFRWLGRDPEDVVVVFDEAHNVEGAARDHASETLTENTLDEAVSELEDADDVRADAALNVVEAFRDALVETYEDSFGYGDAERVGENWEDVPVANEDKRDDLTLAFLEHYEGRGISKDVDDAFALGEHLDEQYEDAYRNGDATTREDCQTLQCARFVDAYLTKGTELGQYPTVSVRRDSGTGTVYGRAELYTCIPRDVTTELFEDVHASVLMSATLRPFDVTADVLGLDDPETMAYGLQFPEERRRTFAVDTEPLFSSNREDPAVQREYADAIRDFVEYSAGNTLLFFPSYAEAERYHDLLADADAERYLDEPGVSAEELREAFVADDGAVLFTSLWGTLAEGVSFDGDDARSVGVVGVPYPHLDERAQAVQDAYGEAFKDTGRQRRGEDPGWRYAVEIPTVRKTRQALGRVIRSPDDFGVRALFDRRYTKASRTEMRKYSVNNAFPPEERSELIDIGPEKLKFATLNFYGDMDAWDGSPPTP, translated from the coding sequence GTGGCTTCGAGCAACGCGGACTACCTCCGGTTCTTCCCGAAACCGTCGCCGTACGACAATCAGTCGGAGGCGATGGCGCGGATTCGGGAGTCCCTGGAGGACGGGCGGAACGTCCTGTTCGAGGGGGCGTGCGGGACGGGGAAGACGCTGGCGTCGCTCGCGCCGGCGCTGTCGTACGCGCGCGAGACGGACAAGACGGTCGTGATTACGACGAACGTCCACCAGCAGATGCGGCAGTTCGTCCGGGAGGCCCGGGAGATTCACGCGGAGGAACCCATCCGGGGTATCGTGTTCAAGGGGAAGGGCGAGATGTGCCACATCGACGTGGGGTACGAGGAGTGCCAGGTGCTCCGGGACAACACCCACGAGGTCGTCGAGGCCGAGCGCGACCGGGAGCAGTTGGCGGAGCGACAGCGGGAGTTGCTGGACGCGGCGAACGACGGCGAGTCGGGGGCGGCGGACGCCCGGCAGGCCGTGATGGACGAACTCGAATCCGTCGAGGCGGAACTCGAAGACCTCCGGGAGAAGAACACCTGCGAGCACTACTACGAGAACCTCACCGCCGATACGGACGATTTCTACGCGTGGCTGTACGACGACGTGCGGACGCCCGAGGACATCTACGAGTACGCGGCGATGGAGGGGTTGTGTGGCTACGAACTCCTCAAAGACGGCATCGAGGGCGTAGACCTCGCGGTGTGTAACTACCACCACCTGCTCGACCCGGGCATCAGGGCGCAGTTCTTCCGCTGGCTCGGCCGCGACCCCGAGGACGTGGTGGTGGTGTTCGACGAGGCGCACAACGTCGAGGGCGCGGCGCGCGACCACGCCTCGGAGACGCTGACGGAGAACACGCTGGACGAAGCGGTCTCCGAACTCGAAGACGCGGACGACGTGCGGGCGGACGCGGCGCTGAACGTCGTGGAGGCGTTCCGGGACGCGCTCGTCGAGACGTACGAGGACTCCTTCGGGTACGGGGACGCAGAGCGCGTCGGGGAGAACTGGGAGGACGTGCCGGTGGCGAACGAGGACAAGCGCGACGACCTCACGCTCGCGTTCCTGGAGCACTACGAGGGCCGCGGCATCAGCAAGGACGTGGACGACGCGTTCGCGCTCGGCGAGCACTTGGACGAGCAGTACGAGGACGCGTACCGGAACGGGGACGCGACGACCCGCGAGGACTGTCAGACCCTCCAGTGCGCGCGGTTCGTGGACGCCTACCTCACGAAGGGCACGGAGCTCGGCCAGTACCCCACGGTCTCCGTGCGCCGGGATTCGGGGACGGGAACCGTCTACGGGCGCGCGGAACTCTACACCTGCATTCCGCGGGACGTGACCACCGAACTGTTCGAGGACGTGCACGCGAGCGTGCTGATGAGCGCGACGCTCCGGCCGTTCGACGTGACCGCGGACGTGCTCGGACTGGACGACCCGGAGACGATGGCGTACGGCCTCCAGTTCCCCGAAGAGCGGAGACGGACGTTCGCCGTGGACACGGAGCCGTTGTTTTCGAGTAACCGCGAAGACCCCGCCGTCCAGCGGGAGTACGCGGACGCGATCCGGGATTTCGTGGAGTATTCGGCGGGGAACACCCTCCTGTTCTTCCCGAGTTACGCCGAGGCGGAGCGCTACCACGACCTGCTCGCGGACGCGGACGCCGAACGCTACCTGGACGAACCGGGCGTGAGCGCCGAGGAGTTACGCGAGGCGTTCGTCGCGGACGACGGCGCGGTACTGTTCACGAGCCTCTGGGGGACGCTCGCGGAGGGCGTGTCGTTCGACGGCGACGACGCGCGCTCCGTCGGCGTGGTCGGCGTGCCCTACCCCCACCTGGACGAGCGCGCGCAGGCCGTGCAGGACGCGTACGGGGAGGCGTTCAAGGACACGGGCCGCCAGCGCCGCGGCGAAGACCCGGGCTGGCGGTACGCCGTGGAGATTCCGACGGTGCGCAAGACCCGGCAGGCGCTCGGGCGCGTGATTCGGTCGCCCGACGACTTCGGGGTGCGCGCGCTCTTCGACCGCCGGTACACCAAGGCGTCGCGAACCGAGATGCGGAAGTACAGCGTGAACAACGCGTTCCCGCCGGAGGAGCGCTCGGAACTCATCGACATCGGCCCGGAGAAACTGAAGTTCGCGACCCTGAACTTCTACGGCGACATGGACGCCTGGGACGGCAGTCCGCCGACGCCCTAG
- a CDS encoding cation diffusion facilitator family transporter, whose amino-acid sequence MASSKSVVLAALFANAAIAVLKFVGFTLTGSPAMLSETYHSLSDTGNQVFLLIGLRYGGRERTRAHPFGYGKAQFFYAFLVSVLLFGIAGWESFNHGYHALTSHSSAALSGTVTLFSQTFPAVWVNYGVLLGGIAFESYALRQAILGMRADIRRHDWSGFGEAFRKTSNVTTLTAFTEDLIAVAGLVFALVGVFLTDFTGNPVYDAAAALLIGVLLMGFAVALAWENKRLLLGESLQKEEEDELRAIVADWAGVEEVVDFRTVFFGPNQVLVTADVSFDSSWDTERIDDAITAIEDDLQAANTDVKKVYIEPEV is encoded by the coding sequence ATGGCGTCAAGCAAGTCTGTCGTTCTCGCGGCGTTGTTCGCGAACGCCGCCATCGCCGTCCTGAAGTTCGTCGGGTTCACCCTGACGGGGAGTCCGGCGATGCTCTCCGAGACGTACCACTCGCTCTCCGACACCGGGAACCAGGTGTTCCTCCTCATCGGCCTGCGGTACGGCGGCCGGGAGCGCACCCGCGCCCACCCGTTCGGGTACGGGAAGGCGCAGTTCTTCTACGCGTTCCTCGTGAGCGTCCTCCTGTTCGGCATCGCGGGCTGGGAGAGCTTCAACCACGGGTATCACGCGCTCACCAGCCACTCGTCCGCGGCGCTCTCCGGCACGGTCACCCTGTTCTCGCAGACGTTCCCGGCGGTCTGGGTGAACTACGGCGTCCTCCTCGGCGGCATCGCGTTCGAGTCGTACGCGCTCCGACAGGCCATCTTGGGGATGCGCGCGGACATCCGCCGGCACGACTGGAGCGGGTTCGGGGAGGCGTTCCGGAAGACCTCGAACGTCACGACGCTCACCGCGTTCACGGAAGACCTCATCGCCGTCGCCGGTCTCGTGTTCGCGCTCGTCGGCGTGTTCCTCACGGACTTCACGGGGAACCCGGTCTACGACGCGGCGGCCGCGCTCCTCATCGGCGTGCTCCTGATGGGGTTCGCGGTCGCGCTCGCCTGGGAGAACAAACGCCTCCTGCTCGGCGAAAGCCTCCAGAAGGAAGAGGAGGACGAGCTCCGCGCCATCGTCGCGGACTGGGCGGGCGTCGAGGAGGTCGTGGACTTCCGCACCGTCTTCTTCGGCCCGAACCAGGTCTTGGTGACGGCGGACGTGTCGTTCGACTCCTCGTGGGACACCGAGCGCATCGACGACGCCATCACCGCGATCGAGGACGACCTGCAGGCCGCGAACACGGACGTGAAGAAGGTCTACATCGAACCCGAGGTGTAG
- a CDS encoding metallophosphoesterase — protein sequence MIAVVSDTHSETGHELAGRTRDAVEAAEVVLHAGDFTTEAALDAFHDAADRLHAVHGNADTPAVRDRLPDARTVELAGVRVAMTHTERGGDTGLAMFGRQRGADLVISGHTHRPRVADAGDVVLLNPGTHAEPRGHPVTHAELEPTDDGLRGKIKRQDGTVVEAFGVEGRT from the coding sequence ATGATAGCCGTCGTCTCCGACACCCACAGCGAGACGGGCCACGAACTCGCCGGCCGAACCCGGGACGCCGTCGAAGCCGCTGAGGTCGTGCTGCACGCGGGCGACTTCACCACCGAGGCGGCGCTCGACGCGTTCCACGACGCCGCCGACCGCCTCCACGCCGTCCACGGGAACGCGGACACGCCGGCCGTCCGCGACCGCCTCCCGGACGCCCGCACCGTCGAACTCGCCGGGGTGCGGGTCGCGATGACGCACACGGAACGCGGCGGCGACACCGGTCTCGCGATGTTCGGCCGGCAACGCGGCGCAGACCTCGTGATTTCGGGCCACACTCACCGCCCCCGAGTCGCGGACGCGGGCGACGTGGTGCTGCTGAACCCCGGGACGCACGCCGAACCGCGCGGCCACCCGGTGACGCACGCGGAACTCGAACCGACGGACGACGGGCTACGCGGGAAAATCAAACGGCAGGACGGAACGGTCGTCGAGGCGTTCGGGGTGGAGGGCCGAACGTAG
- a CDS encoding ArsR/SmtB family transcription factor, protein MSLLPSQKPDAPDGDPRVIGVDSEDADRVLSALSAGTARTMLTTLHEEPATASELADEVDTSLQNAQYHLGKLRDADLVEVAGTSYSEKGREMNVYAPTDAPLVLFAGDENTGSTVRSMLGALLGAVAVLGVASLLVQYLAERVFAPSGGVSTASVETASNAAWGVPPGVLFFLGGLLVLALAAGYRYWR, encoded by the coding sequence ATGTCCCTTCTGCCCTCCCAGAAGCCGGACGCGCCGGACGGCGACCCGCGCGTCATCGGCGTGGACTCAGAGGACGCCGACCGCGTGCTGTCCGCGCTCTCCGCCGGCACCGCTCGCACGATGCTCACCACATTGCACGAGGAGCCCGCGACGGCGTCCGAGCTCGCGGACGAAGTGGATACGAGCCTCCAGAACGCCCAGTACCACCTCGGGAAACTCCGGGACGCCGACCTCGTGGAGGTCGCGGGCACCTCCTACTCGGAGAAGGGCCGCGAGATGAACGTGTACGCGCCGACGGACGCGCCGCTCGTGTTGTTCGCTGGCGACGAGAACACGGGGAGTACGGTGCGGTCGATGCTCGGCGCGCTCCTCGGCGCGGTCGCCGTGCTCGGCGTCGCGTCGTTGCTCGTCCAGTACCTCGCGGAGCGCGTGTTCGCGCCGAGCGGCGGGGTCTCCACCGCGAGCGTCGAGACGGCGTCGAACGCGGCCTGGGGCGTGCCGCCGGGCGTGCTGTTCTTCCTCGGCGGCCTCCTCGTGCTCGCGCTCGCCGCGGGCTACCGGTACTGGAGATGA
- a CDS encoding DUF7859 family protein: MLPGDPVFYAIAGIFVAFVLYVYRFLTRTVSGFRDGFQDGKN; encoded by the coding sequence GTGCTCCCAGGCGACCCCGTCTTCTACGCGATTGCAGGTATCTTCGTCGCGTTCGTCCTCTACGTCTACCGCTTCCTCACGCGAACCGTCTCCGGGTTCCGGGACGGGTTCCAGGACGGGAAGAACTAG
- a CDS encoding threonine aldolase family protein — protein MLDFRSDTVTRPTEEMREAARTAAVGDDVYREDPSVNELEAEAAARVGMEAAMFVPSGTMGNQIAARVHTERGQEALVEETSHVYKYELGGFAQHSELQVRTFDGGENGAPTPEQVEAGYVAEELHRPGTGLLCLENTHNVKGGVAVPPDTVGAAADAARDHGVPVHLDGARLFNAAVSLGVPASDITEHVDSVMFCLSKGLGAPVGSILAGDASFIENARRVRKLFGGGMRQAGMVAAPGLVALENVSRLSDDHENATALAAGLDDIDGLRAPAPDTNIVLVHTENAGLTAGALIERCEREDVLASEFGEHTVRFCTHQDVDAADVERAIEVVAGAV, from the coding sequence ATGCTCGACTTCCGGAGCGACACCGTCACGCGGCCGACCGAGGAGATGCGGGAGGCCGCGCGGACGGCGGCCGTCGGCGACGACGTCTACCGCGAGGATCCGTCCGTGAACGAACTCGAAGCCGAGGCGGCGGCGCGCGTTGGGATGGAGGCCGCGATGTTCGTGCCGTCGGGGACGATGGGGAACCAGATCGCGGCGCGCGTCCACACCGAGCGCGGCCAGGAGGCGCTCGTGGAGGAGACGAGTCACGTCTACAAGTACGAACTCGGCGGGTTCGCCCAGCACTCGGAACTCCAGGTGCGGACGTTCGACGGCGGTGAGAACGGCGCGCCCACGCCCGAGCAGGTCGAGGCGGGCTACGTGGCGGAGGAACTCCACCGACCGGGCACGGGATTGCTCTGTCTCGAAAACACGCACAACGTGAAGGGCGGGGTCGCCGTCCCGCCGGACACCGTCGGCGCGGCGGCGGACGCGGCGCGCGACCACGGCGTCCCCGTCCACCTCGACGGCGCGCGGTTGTTCAACGCCGCCGTCTCCCTGGGCGTGCCCGCGAGCGACATCACCGAGCACGTCGATTCCGTGATGTTCTGCCTCTCGAAGGGGTTGGGCGCGCCCGTCGGGTCGATTCTCGCGGGCGACGCGTCGTTCATCGAGAACGCGCGCCGCGTCCGCAAACTGTTCGGCGGCGGGATGCGGCAGGCCGGTATGGTCGCCGCGCCCGGGCTTGTCGCGCTGGAGAACGTCTCGCGGCTCTCGGACGACCACGAGAACGCGACGGCGCTCGCGGCCGGCCTCGACGACATCGATGGGCTCCGCGCGCCCGCACCGGACACGAACATCGTCCTCGTTCACACCGAGAACGCCGGTCTCACCGCGGGCGCGCTCATCGAGCGGTGCGAGCGCGAGGACGTGTTGGCGTCCGAGTTCGGCGAGCACACCGTGCGTTTCTGCACGCACCAGGACGTGGATGCGGCGGACGTGGAGCGCGCTATCGAGGTCGTCGCGGGCGCGGTCTAG